From Xanthomonas sp. 10-10:
CCTTCACCAGCTTCCTGTTCCAGATCGCGCGCAATGCCTGGCTTGACACGCGGCGCAGTGCCTACGTCGCCACCTCGGTGCCGCTGGAAGACCCCCATCTGCAGCTGCCCGACGATGACCTGTCCACCGAGCAGCTGGCCATGCTGGGGCAGCAGCAACAGCGCGTGCGCGCAGCGGTCATGGCCCTGCCCGATGCGCAACGCGAAGTGGTGGTATTGCGCTTCTTCGTCGGGCTGGCGGTGGAAGACATCGCGCAGGTGGTGGGCGACGGCTTCGAGACGGTCAAGAGCCGGCTGCGCTACGCCTTCGCCAAACTGCGCCTGAGCCTGGACGCGGTGCAATGAACGCGGCCTTCGAACGCTTCCTCGCTGGCGACGACGGCCTGGCTGCACTGTTGCAGGCCCAGCCGGGCTATCTTCCGCCTGCGCGCATGGATGCCTGGTTTGCACAGGCCGCGCAGCAGGCCGAGCGCGCACGCAACACCGCTGCGCAAGACGCCGCACAATGCGGACCACTCGCGTCGAGGGACACGCCAGTTGCCGCGTCGGCTGCGCAATCCGATCACACGCAAGCCACGCCGCCGGCGGAAGGCGTGCGCGGTGCGGCCATGCAAGAACCCACGCAATTCGAGCCGACCGCATCGATGGATGCGCCGGTTGCCGCGTCGACTGCGCAATCCAACCAGACGCAGGCCACGCCGCCGGCGGAAGGCGCACGCGATGCAGCCATGCAAGAAACCGCGCAGTTCGAGCCGCCCGCATCGATGGATGCCGCGTCTTTCGCATCGGCTGTGCAGGCTGGCAGACCCCACACCGCAACGCCGACTGACGGCTCGCGCAACACAACGGCGCAGCAGTTCGAACCGCCATCATCGATGGCTGCGGTGTTTGCTGCTGCAGCCGCGCAGGCCGACCTGTCCCAGGCCGCACGGCGCGCTGCCATCCAGGAGCGCCTC
This genomic window contains:
- a CDS encoding sigma-70 family RNA polymerase sigma factor gives rise to the protein MHPADLAPLPDEELMLLVANGFVEQPATELFKRHNRALFNFLAWQCEGNLSEAEDLAQKTWVKLMTRCSDYRPGQAAFTSFLFQIARNAWLDTRRSAYVATSVPLEDPHLQLPDDDLSTEQLAMLGQQQQRVRAAVMALPDAQREVVVLRFFVGLAVEDIAQVVGDGFETVKSRLRYAFAKLRLSLDAVQ